The genomic DNA CACTCACTACTAAGATGATGTTTGAATTAAGTTTAATAAGACTATCCCACATTTGTTGCGCGTCATTATCGGAAGCTACATTAAGTCCATCGGGGCCGTAACTGTCTCCGTGCAGAATGCGTGTGCCGTCGGTATTCAAATAGGCGTGAGTGGCGATAATAACCTCGCGGTCAGTGTTCGCGTCAATGATGCCCTGTGCCCAGGTCAATACTTCCGAGCGTGGAAAAACCTCTAAGGCAAGAACCAGATATTTGTGCGAACCGACATCGAATTTAATCCAATAGTTGTCAGTAGAATTATTATACGCCCCTCCATACCAGCTTTTGCCAGAAAAGGTTGAAATTCCAAAATAACTGTTCCAGTTTGTCGTATCTCTACTGGATAAATTATCAGGCAGACTATTATAGTCGTGGTTTCCAATGATAGGCATATAAGGCAGACCTGTGGCATCAACAACATTCCAACCATTTTTCGCTTCCGTGAATTGGCCAATTGTATGATCCTCTGTAACATCGCCAAGACCGATTACTGCCTGGATATTTTGTGAAGTTTTGTTGTCCAAAACCCATTGAGGCATAGCTCTCCAGACAGCGGGGTTGTTTTTCACCATAAGTTGCGTATCGGGGAAAAGAACGATTGTAAAATCTGGTTCAATCGAACGGGATCCAGTCGTCACCCCGCCTAAAGCTGCATTCCTTATTGAACTTGTTCCAGTTACCGAGAGATCACCAGAAACTACTATATTGCCGATAGTGGTAGCATTCCCTCCAACTTCTAAATTACCGGAAGCGGTCAAATTATTTGTGCTTATGTTTTCTCCGATAATAGTTGGGACTGTGCTTGAATACGCAATGGCTGACATACCAAGGACGATAATCGCCACGCAGGAAAAAACAGTAAGGGCGTGGCCTAAAAGCCATTGAAGAGATTTTTTGATGTGTTTATTCATATGTGTTGAATAAATTTAAGAGTGAGAAAAATACTTATGCACATATTTTATCACAACCATAAAATTATTCAATACTTACATTGAATATTCAGGCAATAATCTTTGTCTTATGTCCATTCGGTATAAACCACACTGCCCTCTCAAACTCCTTGAATTGGTGGAGAAGGGCAAACCTGTACCGGTGATCGGGCAGTTTCCGCGTCATATACAAAAACTGGCTGAACTGCTTTTCAACCCTTTGTAATATCGGTCGGCATTCAGAATACTCCACCGGCCTTTTAGTCACATCAAAAATTTCGGTCGTGAAAATATAGAGGAACTTGGTTTGTTTTGATAGGCCATATTTCCGGAAATTCTTAATTTTCTCGTTCAATCGTATTTTTTCCTCATAGATCGCCTTCGGTGTCCGAGTCCGTTCAAACTCAAGAATGAAGTCGTATTCTCTGCCGTCGAGCTTGTGCCGGTATCGAACAATCGCGTCCGGCTTGTAGCCGTCAAGGGAATTGGATGTTGACGGATAGGTGACGGTGAATTCGTACTCGCCGCGGAACGGGAAGTACAGGCCGCACAATGTATCGATCAAGCCGAACTGGTGCGGGAAGTTTATAACCGACTTCTCTCCGATGGGTGTGTATCGTTCATAGCCCAGGGCGTTCGCGCCCTCTTTCGTTACCTGCCAGAAGGTATGGCGGAATTTTTCGTTTCGCAGATAGCCGTATTGCCTGACCGGAAGGATCAGCCCGGCCTTTTCCAGTTGGCGAATATGGCGGCCTATGCCGACGAGGCAGGAGTCCTTATTCGTTCCCCTGCTCTCAAAGGCGAGATTATATATTGTGGCAAACTTGAGGTCGTATATAGCCTTGAGTAGCTTGCGTTTGGCGTCCGGATTTCGAGGCATATTATTATTTTATGATTATTGCGTGCAATCTTGTCCTGAAAGGACAGCCCAGTCTTTCGTGAAAAGCTGTTTGTCTATTTCAGGCGTTCTGAGAGAGTGGGCTGTCCTTTTTGCTGGAAGCAAAAGGACATAGATTGCACACTATTGATACGCCGTAAAAATCGGCGTCAATTATTAATGGCGGATGGCAGAGAAATATTGTGGGAAGTATCGGCGGGGATGTGTATAGTAATAGTATATCAGACACGAAAAAAAGAGTCAATTCTCGTTAAAGAATGGCTAAAGAAAATCGTAAAAACAGGGAAAAATCATCAAAAATGGTCTAAAATTATCCACGCATATCTTATTGATATTTCTGTATTTAATTGATTATTAATGCTTTACGATAAATGCCCTGGATGCGTTAGGAAACCGTCGCTCTATCCACCTGAGCTATGGGGGCAACATATTGATAATGTGGCAGTTAATTGAGATTAAATTCTGTTATATATTTTTCTCTGGCAGTTTTCTGGCAGTTTTAAAAGAGGATAGCGTTTAACTATCCCCTTTATTGTAACAACTGCAAATAATTCTGAGTCGTTGATAAATTTGAATGTCCTAAAAGAGCCATTATCTCAAACAACGGTCTACCTTCCTTTGGAATTTTACTTTTGCGGGTATACAACACCACACAATCTTTAAAACGTCCTTTGTGGTCAACCTCAAGGCCTCGTTAATCTTTGCCCCAGTATCCATCACAAACCTGACCAGCAGGGCTTCTTCTTTGTCGCACATTTCTAATACCTGCTTGATATCCTCGTTGGACGGGATGTATTTCAGCTTTTTGTCAACAGAAAAGAACTCTATCCCGACTCAAGGATTTTTCGTCAATTCGTGAATACGGCAACCGTAAAAAAATAATGATTTTAAGCACCTGAGGCAAGCATTAACCTTGTAATTTGTCCTTCTCCTTTCAATTAAATCCCTCGAAAAATCATTAAGAAAAGTTTCTATCTGATGTTTCGTTATTTCTGATACATTGATATTACCCAATTTTATGAGCAACATCCTGAAATATCTTTTGTTCTCATCATAGTACTTCTTGCTCTTTTTTAATTTTAGCTGGTCAAGCCTAAAATTATTAAGGTCAAAAAGTTTCATATCCTTCTTAGCCCGATCTATTCATAAACTCAAGGATAAAATCCCCCCGCCGTTTGACGGCGACCCCCTTGTTAAGGGGGTTAATGAAGCTCCCCGCCGCAAGCAGCGGGGTATCTCTGTGATTTTCTAAAAAAGGCTCAGTTGTTTTGCCTTGTGGAGTACCTTATACTCAGCTTCAAGACCTTGTTCTTTGACATATTGTGAGATTGTATTTTCATCGCCAAACTTACTAACGGTATTGACAAAATATCCGTCACTCCAGAATTCTCCTCCCCATAATTGTTTTCTGACGTCTGGATGAATTCTGAATATTTCTCTCGCGGTTATACTTTTCACTACTGTTATGATTTTTGTAGCACTATATGTCGGAATAGATTGCACCAAAAAGTGTACGTGATTATTATCTGTTCCTATTTCAAGAAAATGTATCGGGTATCGCCTTGATATTTCCATACAGATTTCTTTTAACGTCTCATCAACTTCTTTTTGGAATATCACTTTTCTGTATTTTGCAGGGCATACAAAATGATACAACAAAACTGACACATTATGTGATTTACGTATGTAGTCACTTTTTCCCATGCACAAATATAAAGAAAATCGCCGCAAGCGGCGGGGAATTAAACCCTAAGAGATTATTAAAACTGAACATAACTCACATCAATAAGTATTTCTTATTCCTGTGGCACTACCTTTTCTGGTCAAAAAACCCGCTGTCCATTTTGAAGATGATCGGCACATCCGTGCGGTACTGTTTCCGGATTTTCCGCACCACATGCCGCACCATCTCCTCTACGGTATCCCCATGATTGTTGTGCTTCTTGCCCCCGCGGAACACCGCATCCACGATAACCCTGCCCCAGGTCATCTGGAGCGGCTGAAATCCCTCAACCTTTTTATAGGTGGGCTGCACTCCATGCCGAATCTCCGCTTCATCGTCGTCCATCACCATCGTATAGATGCCCAACTCAATGACCGCAGGCCTGGTCAACGTATCCGTGGTTATGCCAACACCCGTGATCCGGTGCGTTTTCCCCTTGCCTTGTCCCGGTTTTTTCCCCATCTTTCTCTACACCCTCTCGGTTATGGCTTGTTGTTGATATCTGCCACGATATCCCTTTCTTTAACAACAATATAACTCGTGAGGGTGCTCTTTTTCAAATACAAAATCGCTCAGGTTGGGTAAAAGATTTCCAATCTAATTTCTCTCGCCCGGGCGCATATTTCGACTTTTACGGTTTTGCGCCTGAGCGGGATATTTTTAATATCCCATAAAGAAGTGACAAAGCTTAAAGAGAAGGCACAGAGGGACAAAGGCACAAAGTAAACCAGAATCCGGAAGTCGGAATCCAGAATGGAAAATGAAAAGATAAAAAATGAAGACGCCATTGTTCTCAAGCTCGAGGGGATAACCAAACATTTCCCCGGAGTGAAAGCACTGGACAATGTATCCTTTGATATAAGGCGCGGCGAGGTTCATGCTCTTATCGGGGAGAACGGCGCGGGCAAATCAACACTCATGCACATCATCGGCGGAGTATATCCCCCTACAGCGGGCCGTGTTCTCCTGAATGGGAAAGAGACAGCCTTCAAAAACGCCCATGATGCCCAGAAACAGGGAATCCGTGTTGTATATCAGGAGCTTTCTCTTGTGCCCAATCTCAGCGCGGCTGAAAATATCTTCGCCAATATTCAGCCGGTCGATACCTTCGGCCTGGTGAAACGAAATGAATTGAACCGCAGGGCCAGGCACATGATCGAGATATTTGGCGAGGATATTGACCTGGATATACCCACCGGCCTTTTACCCATCGGGAAGCGCCAGATTCTTGAAATACTCAAGGCTCTGACGCTGAATCCGCAGGTCGTGCTTCTTGATGAGCCGACTTCTTCTCTATCCGGAGCTGAGACCGAAACGCTTTTCCGGAACATACGGCAGCTCAAAGAAAAAGGTATTTCGTTTATCTTCATCTCACACCACCTTCCGGAGATATTTCAAATCGCCGACCGGGTAACAGTACTCCGGGACGGCGTGTATCAGGGTACTTTCCCGGTATCCTCTGTCACTGAGAATGAATTGATCAGCCGCATGGTGGGCAGAAACATCGGGGACATGTTTACAGGAAAGCCGATTCGCCTTCCGGAATCCCCTCCGGTTCTTGAAGTCAGCGGTCTCAGCCGCGCTCCTGTGTTTGAGAATGTCTCGTTCACCGTTTATTCCGGTGAAATCCTGGGATTTGCGGGTTTAGTGGGGGCCGGAAGAACCGAGGTCGCCAGAACCATTTTCGGACTCGATACAAGAGACGGAGGAACAGTAAAGCTTCATGGCAGGGAAATACAGATACATTCACCCGGTGATGCAGTCAGGCTCGGAATCGGTTACCTGACCGAAGATCGGAAGGTACAGGGACTCTGTCTTTCCCTCACAATCCATGAAAACCTTATCAGCCCCTCTCTTTCGAAATTCGCTTCCCGGTTCGGTATCCTGCGCGAAAAAAGAATCCGGACCTTTGCCCGGGAAATGGTTCGGAGGTTCAACATTATCACCCCCTCTATCGAACAAACTGTGTATGCTCTTTCCGGCGGAAACCAGCAAAAAGTGCTCCTGGGGATGTGGATGGGCATACATCCTACCCTGCTTATGGTCGACGAGCCGACCCGTGGAGTAGATGTGGGGGCAAAAGAGGAGATCTATGCCCACATCCGCGAGCTTGCCGGCAGCGGCGCCGGGGTGATGCTCATTTCCAGCGATCTCAAAGAAATTCTGGGGTTGTCCGACCGTATCTGTGTCATGCGCGAGGGCCTGATTCAAACTGTTCTTTCCGCCTCGGAAGCCACCGAGGAACTCATACTTTCCTATGCACTCGGAGCAGGAGAAACCGCATCATGAAGCATATTTTTTCCGTTCTCAACCGATTCGAGGAGCGCCGCATCTTTATCATTCTTATCAGTGTCTGGATTCTGATGAGCATATTTTATCCGCGGGAATTTCTCAATCCTGCGGTGCTCAAGGCCACTATCCTTGCCATGTCTTCCATAGCAGTGATTGCAGTGGGGATGACCATTCTTCTGGTCTCCGGGGGATTCGACCTCTCGGTGGGTTCGGTGGTGACATTCACCGGAGTGGCCGCCGCTCTTGTGCTAAAGAACGATCAGCCCTGGTTTCTGGCCATGACGGCGGCTGTAGTCTGCGGCTTGCTGGTAGGTCTGGGAAACGGCCTCATGATCGCAAAGCTGCGGATCAATCCTTTTATCACCACCCTGGGAATGATGATTTTTATCCGGGGTCTTTCCACCATTTTTGCAGGGGGAAACAATATTCCCATCATGAACAGCTCATACAACTGGGTGGGACAGGCATCGGTTTTCGGAGTGCAGTTTCCGATATGGGTTTGCCTGGTGTGCGTACTGGTCGGCGATTTTTTCCTCCGCAAATCACGGTATTTTCGCCAGAATTATTATATCGGCGGCAATGAGTATGCCGCTATACTTTCCGGAATACCGGTCAGCAGGGTCAAGATACAGAATTACATGCTTTCCGGAGCGCTGGCGGCGGTTGCCGGGATACTCCTCAGCGCACGGCTGGGAAACGGATCGCTTACAGCCGGTTTGAACATGGAGTTCAAGGCGATTACCGGAGCAATTATAGGCGGGTGCGCTCTTTCCGGCGGAAAGGGTACTGTTCTCGGCGCATTTTTCGGAGCTATGCTCATGGCCACCATCGATTCAGCCATCAACATCATGCCGGTGAGCTCTTACTGGCAGGAGTTTGTCACCGGAATTGTTCTTATTCTGGCCATCATTGTAGACTCGATCGGGAAAAAACAATAGAACCCATGTCTTTGTGAGAAGTATAAAGAAAGAATACAGAAGACAGAAGATTGAATGTAAGACCAGGATGAAGGAAAAAATGATTATCTCTTCATAACCCGAATTATTTATAAAGTTACGTAAGTGTTATCTCAACTTATATTTAAACAAATACTTATGCCCGCTCTTGAAAGGCAGCCCCCTAAATCCCCCGGAGGGGGACTTTACATGGTAAAGGCAATAACATGTAAGTGCGTTATACTTAGCAAAATATTCTTTTACTCTTTGCTTTTCAGTCATTTAAGTCCCCCTCCGGGGGATTTAGGGGGCTGTAGTTTAGTGGTTTACAGTAAGAAAATCCATTTTTATGCAAAATCGGAGATAACTCAGTGGTTCAGACATTATTTTTTTTTGTCTTTACCGAGAGGTTGAGTGAAAATTGAAGTTTCTTTTGCGTTTCAACTGCGCGGTCATTTTTTCTCTGACTTTATGTATTGGCATCTTACTTGCAGCCGGCGCTTACGGATTTGATAACAGCGGCAGATGGACTCACTTTACCAGCCCTGTTCCTCAAACCGATATCAAAAGTATTTTCAGCCTTCCCGGCGGCAGGATATGTGCTGGGACTGACTCCAGTTTCCATATTTTCGACAGAATCCGGTGGAAGAAGTACACGTACAAACCGCTGCTGAACAGCCATGCGCCGTTTTACGCCGATTCAGAAGGTAAACTGTACTTTCTCTCCAGCAACCGGCTGGTAATCTGGAACAACGGTCAACTCACCCTGTTTGATAGCGTGGAGCTTATTAATCCTGTTATAGCCTTTGCTGGAAAAGGATTGTTGTATATCGGCACATTCAGTTCGGACGGAGGAGTGTACACTTTCGACGGCAAGACCATCGCCAAAATCAAAAACGGTAATGTGCGGTCTCTGGCGGTGGACTCTGCCGGGAAGCTTTGGGCGACCATGAAGCTTCCCGGTAATGGTTACCTGTCTCTCATGACCATGGAAAAAGGAGCATGGACCGACCGCACCTCCGAAATAGACCCACTCGCACCTATTGGGAACTATCTGACAGTACAGATTGCCCCGGACGGCGCAGTATGGGTATGCAATGATTACTCTTACGGAGTTTACCGGAACAGTTCATGGTCTTTCAAAAGGAACAGCCAGGGTAATCCGACCTTCCTCACATTTGATCGTTCCGGCAGAGTTTGGGGATATTCTTCCCAGCAGGTATATCTGCTGGATGTATCGGGAGTGTGGAAAGTATCCTGGGTTATGCAGAATATGGCAGCCGGAGAACAGGGATACTTGGCAGCGGCGGCTGATTCCACGCTATGGACGTACAATACCCACAAAATTTATACCTTCAATGGTAAGTCATGGACAGAGGTGGAAAACCGTTACGATCTTGCATCGGATGTGGTAACCTGTTTAGCTTATACCGGCGATGGAAAGCTTATGTGCGGTCACGGGCTTAGGGGACTTGTTTATGATAAGAGCGAACATTTTGGAATCAGCATTCGAGAAGATTCCTCCTGGGTGAATTACAAAAGTTACGACCGATTCCAATTTCCCGATGTTTATGATCTGACCACCATGCAGAACGGTGATATAATTGCTTATTCAAATAATGGTTTTTTTGTTTTCAGCGCCGGTGAATGGGCTTCGATAGATACCCTGAAGACCTT from Candidatus Latescibacter sp. includes the following:
- a CDS encoding metallophosphoesterase, whose protein sequence is MNKHIKKSLQWLLGHALTVFSCVAIIVLGMSAIAYSSTVPTIIGENISTNNLTASGNLEVGGNATTIGNIVVSGDLSVTGTSSIRNAALGGVTTGSRSIEPDFTIVLFPDTQLMVKNNPAVWRAMPQWVLDNKTSQNIQAVIGLGDVTEDHTIGQFTEAKNGWNVVDATGLPYMPIIGNHDYNSLPDNLSSRDTTNWNSYFGISTFSGKSWYGGAYNNSTDNYWIKFDVGSHKYLVLALEVFPRSEVLTWAQGIIDANTDREVIIATHAYLNTDGTRILHGDSYGPDGLNVASDNDAQQMWDSLIKLNSNIILVVS
- the tnpA gene encoding IS200/IS605 family transposase; its protein translation is MGKSDYIRKSHNVSVLLYHFVCPAKYRKVIFQKEVDETLKEICMEISRRYPIHFLEIGTDNNHVHFLVQSIPTYSATKIITVVKSITAREIFRIHPDVRKQLWGGEFWSDGYFVNTVSKFGDENTISQYVKEQGLEAEYKVLHKAKQLSLF
- a CDS encoding sugar ABC transporter ATP-binding protein, producing the protein MENEKIKNEDAIVLKLEGITKHFPGVKALDNVSFDIRRGEVHALIGENGAGKSTLMHIIGGVYPPTAGRVLLNGKETAFKNAHDAQKQGIRVVYQELSLVPNLSAAENIFANIQPVDTFGLVKRNELNRRARHMIEIFGEDIDLDIPTGLLPIGKRQILEILKALTLNPQVVLLDEPTSSLSGAETETLFRNIRQLKEKGISFIFISHHLPEIFQIADRVTVLRDGVYQGTFPVSSVTENELISRMVGRNIGDMFTGKPIRLPESPPVLEVSGLSRAPVFENVSFTVYSGEILGFAGLVGAGRTEVARTIFGLDTRDGGTVKLHGREIQIHSPGDAVRLGIGYLTEDRKVQGLCLSLTIHENLISPSLSKFASRFGILREKRIRTFAREMVRRFNIITPSIEQTVYALSGGNQQKVLLGMWMGIHPTLLMVDEPTRGVDVGAKEEIYAHIRELAGSGAGVMLISSDLKEILGLSDRICVMREGLIQTVLSASEATEELILSYALGAGETAS
- a CDS encoding ABC transporter permease, with product MKHIFSVLNRFEERRIFIILISVWILMSIFYPREFLNPAVLKATILAMSSIAVIAVGMTILLVSGGFDLSVGSVVTFTGVAAALVLKNDQPWFLAMTAAVVCGLLVGLGNGLMIAKLRINPFITTLGMMIFIRGLSTIFAGGNNIPIMNSSYNWVGQASVFGVQFPIWVCLVCVLVGDFFLRKSRYFRQNYYIGGNEYAAILSGIPVSRVKIQNYMLSGALAAVAGILLSARLGNGSLTAGLNMEFKAITGAIIGGCALSGGKGTVLGAFFGAMLMATIDSAINIMPVSSYWQEFVTGIVLILAIIVDSIGKKQ
- a CDS encoding T9SS type A sorting domain-containing protein, with the translated sequence MKFLLRFNCAVIFSLTLCIGILLAAGAYGFDNSGRWTHFTSPVPQTDIKSIFSLPGGRICAGTDSSFHIFDRIRWKKYTYKPLLNSHAPFYADSEGKLYFLSSNRLVIWNNGQLTLFDSVELINPVIAFAGKGLLYIGTFSSDGGVYTFDGKTIAKIKNGNVRSLAVDSAGKLWATMKLPGNGYLSLMTMEKGAWTDRTSEIDPLAPIGNYLTVQIAPDGAVWVCNDYSYGVYRNSSWSFKRNSQGNPTFLTFDRSGRVWGYSSQQVYLLDVSGVWKVSWVMQNMAAGEQGYLAAAADSTLWTYNTHKIYTFNGKSWTEVENRYDLASDVVTCLAYTGDGKLMCGHGLRGLVYDKSEHFGISIREDSSWVNYKSYDRFQFPDVYDLTTMQNGDIIAYSNNGFFVFSAGEWASIDTLKTFDETDMVQDRISHNTMWFATTSGLVKWQESTFIFYRLPEIANPWQAVYNLCFDDRGNMYMQTNFGTVLYTDRKNWELRNVKDCASIIDFAVDGSGIIWAARTNELSWWVYQGEWQKIINLDFGRLVKFDKNKTLWFSGYGATGYYENGAVKILPEFSQSASDFIAFSDDNRIALNAFNHERTKFYGLYEYTPDAVYVKEQGKPVPFITATCFPNPFNPTVTIQFEMPKTSRTVISVYNIAGQRVRTIADHTFNSGINRVQWDSRSDSGSLSASGIYFYKIESGGKATTGKMLLLR